The DNA region TGTGGAAGTAGCCAATGGACAAATTTTGCAATGTACTCAAAAGTGTAGCAAATTAGAGTGGGAAATGCAAGGGTCCAGATTTCGTGCAGAGGTTTATCTtattcctctggaaacttatgATCTTATCTTGGGTGGAGAATGGTTGTCTACCTTGGGTGAAATCAAATGGAACTTTAATAATCTCAGTATGATCTTCAATTTCCATGGAGAAGAAGTGAAATTGCAAGGTGAGAGGTGGATACCAAAGGCTGAGCAGTTGAACTTTCTACACATCATGAATCCAGAAGAAGAGGATGTAAATCAGAGGAAATTGAATCAGTGCATGCCTGCTGTGGAAGTTGAAACAGACTACTGTTATGAAATCAGTGTTGAGGAAATCTGGCCTAATCTTAAGTTGATTCTGGGAGAATTTGCTGAAGTATTTGAGGAGCCAAAAACACTACCACCACAAAGAGAGCAAGATCACAAGATTGTACTGAAAGAGGGAGCTGAATCAGTGAATATGAGACCCTATAAATATGCAGCACATCAGAAAAATGTCATTGAGACAATGATTGAGGAGATGCTTAAGGATGGGGTTATTAGGCATAGTGAGAGTTCTTTTGCAAGCTCAATTGTGTTGGTAAAGAAAAAAGACTCTACGTGGAGAATGTGTGTGGACTATAGAGCCTTAAATGCCATCACTGTCAAAGATAAATACCCCATACCTGTGATTGAGGAACTGTTGGATGAGCTAGGAGAGGCAGCTTGGTTTTCCAAAATTGATTTGAGATCTGGCTATTGGCAAGTGAGGATGAAGCCAGAGGATATTCATAAGACTGCTTTTAAGACTCATTCAGGGCATTATGAGTTCCTAGTTATGCCATTTGGCTTAACAAATGCACCTGCAACATTTCAGAATCTGATGAACACTATCTTCAGAAATCATTTGAGGAAATTTATATTGGTGTTttttgatgacatcttgatatATAGTAGTAGTCAAGCAGCTCATGAGCAACATTTGAGAGTTGTTATGGAATTAATGAGGGAGCACAGCTTATTGGCAAAAAGAAGTAAGTGTACTTTTGGGTGTAAAAAAGTAGAATATCTTGGCCATGTTATCTCTGAAGCTGGAGTCTCAACTGATGAGGGAAAAATAGAAGCAGTAAGAAATTGGCCTCAGCCTAAATCTGTGAAACAAGTGAGAAGTTTCTTGGGCTTGACTGGTTATTACAGGAGGTTTGTGCAAAATTATGGGGTGATAGCAAGGCCTCTGATAGAAGTGATTAAGGGCAATGTGTTCAAATGGACTGGAGAAGCACAGGAAGCTTTTGATAAACTCAAAGCAGCTATGACTACAGCCCCTGTGTTGGCCCTACCAGATTTTAGCAAGGAGTTTGTAGTGGAAACTGATGCTTCAGGGTTTGGAATTGGAGCTGTGCTAATGCAAGATAAGCATCCCTTAGCCTTCATCAGTAAATCCCTCTCTCCCAAATATCAGGCTCTATCAGTGTATGAAAAAGAGCTGCTAGCTATTTTGATGGCTGTGAAGAAATGGTATCACTATTTGCAGAGTAAAAAATTCATCATTCTAACTGATCATCAGAGTTTGAAGTACCTGATGGATCAGAAATTAACTACTCCTACGCAGCAAGCTTGGATGACTAAGCTAATGCACTTTGACTATGAAATCAGATACAAGAAAGGCTGTGATAATTCAGTAGCTGATGCTCTTTCCAGAGTTCCAGAAATAATGACTTATACCTTGACTTCTTTTGTGATTCCCCTTGAGTTGATTGCAAAAATCAAGGAGTCATGGAAACAAGATCCTTTGATACAAAAGATTCTTCATGAAAAACAACAAGACAAGGATTCTCACCCAAAGTTCAGTTGGAATAAAGATGAACTAAGAAGGAAAGGCAGGTTAGTGGTGGGAAATGATGTGATTTTAAAGGCTCAAATCTTGTCTACTTTTCATGGAACTACCTTAGCTGGTCACTCAGGAGTATTGGGTACTTACAAGAGGGTATCTGCTCTCTTATATTGGCCAAAATTGAGAAAGGATGTCAGGGAATTTGTTCGATTATGTGTTACTTGCCAGAGATACAAGCCAAGTAACTCAGCTCCATCCGGACTATTACAACCTCTTCCAGTTCCTACTGCACTTTTCACAGATCTCTCTATGGATTTCATTGAAGCATTGCCAAGTTCACAGGGTTTTGATACTATATTTGTGGTGGTGGATCGATTGAGTAAGTATGCACACTTTATGGCTCTCTCACATCCTTTTACAGCAAAAAAGGTGGCTGAGGTATTCCTTGATTCTGTTTTTAAATTACATGGGATGCCCATTAAAATTGTAAGTGACAGGGGAGCCATCTTTGTGGGAAATTTCTGGAAAGAATTCATGAACTTACTTGGAGTGGAGTTGCTATATTCTACTGCTTACCATCCAGAGACTGATGGACAGACTGAGATAGTCAATAGGAGTTTACAATGCTATTTGAGATGTGCTATGGGTGAGAAACCACATACTTGGGTCCATTGGTTAGGATTGGCTGAGTATTGGTACAACACTACATATCATTCTAGTATCCAAATGACTCCTTTTGAAGCTCTATATGGTTTTGAACCTCCTTTACATGTTCCTTATCTGCCGGGTGACTCTAATGTTGAAGCAGTAGATCTGGCGTTAAGGGACCGAGAAGAAATGCTGAGCATACTTAAAAGAAATGTGCAAAAAGCTGCTGATAGAATGAAAAAACAAGCTGATCAGCATCGAGTTGATAGAGAGTTTGATGTGGGGGAATGGGTTTGGTTGAAATTAAGGGAGTATCGGCAGAGATCAGTGCGAGGGAAACACCATAAGTTTGAGCCTAAATATTTCGGTCCTTATCAAATTGCAGACAGAATTGGAGCAGTAGCTTATAAGCTTAATCTGCCCGCTTCAGCTACGATccacaatgtgtttcatgtgTCCTTATTGAAGCCGGCTTCTCCACCAACAGGTCCTATTATTGATCTACCTAATATTTCTCATATTAATGATGCTATTCCACAGGCTGTGCTCGATAGGAAGATGGTTAAACGGCAGAACCAAGCGGCTACTAAGTGGCTTATTCATTGGGAAGGGAGATCACCAGCTGATGCTTCTTGGGAGTTCGCGGACGTCATTAAGGCAAGATTTCCTTGGTTCCTTGCGGACAAGGAACCTTAAGGGGGGAGTATTGTTGCATGCACAAGATTAACATCAACAACATACATGCATGCAACGTGGGCATGTGTATTAACATACATGTGATCtcagtgacgtggcaggagttAGTTGAGTTAGTTAAGAACAATTGATCGACCAATGAGAGAGCGGGAACACGTGTGATCAACCAATAGGAGCAGAGCTATGATGTGTATAACAATCCGACGTGGAAGATGATCGAGGCGAGCTAAGATGCGAGCTAAGATGTGAACTATAAATAGCCATAGTTACTTTGTTTTGAGCTATCGTTGAAGTTGCTTAGTTGAGAGTTAATCAGCTCAGATCGTGGATCTGGAGCTCCTCTTTGTGTAATCGTTACAATTGTAGACACTTTTATCAATTCATATCAATACAATCATCCTttcattgatcattcaagtgttGAGCTTTGCGTTTTATCGCTGAGTTCGGCAACGCCGAACTAATAGAGGAAGACCGAGAAGAAGTCATTGAGCTCGGCAGTGACGACTAAGAGAAGAAGACCGAGAAGAAGTCATTGAGCTCGGCAGTGACGACTAAGAGAAGAAGACCGAGAAGAAGTCATTTTAGCTCGGCAGTTACTGAGTTCGGCCGTGACGAGCTAAAATAGGTCGACCGCGGAGTAAGATCGTAACAGCGACCCTGGATTATCCCTCAGATCGTTCAGCGCCAAAAGGCTGTTGTAAGCCCTCACGCTCGCTGAATCGCACCGGTGATTGAAGCTAGCAGCATACGGCGATGCATAGTGTAGCTGAGGAGGAAACCTTGGTGTTGATGCAGCTCGGATCAAGCTGGGAAACACTGAAGTGAATCTTCTTCTcagcattttctcaacataacaATGGCGCTGCAACACGCAAAAATTCAGTGTGGCGAAGAATCATGGAGGAGAAATCTGGTGATGAAGAAAGCGGCGGTTCTGTTCCGAATTTAGggattttttctgattttaatttgaagtgttggtatattttttactactaaatttttaattttgtttttgttcatATTAATTGGTTGGGATAATTACTAGTATTACTTTGGAATAGTCTTTTTAAGTCATTTTTGTCGACAATTAGATAATGCTTAAGCATGAGGTTACGATTCATGTCCATGTAAATGAAGTAAATCATTTGGCTAAACTCCTACCACTTAGTGCACTGATCGTCGGAACGAGGGTTAGCCCTCTAGCTGTCGGCATGAGGGATATTTTAGGAAACAAGAAAAAAGTGTTTCCAATTTTTATTGAAAAGGGTTTGTATTATTCGAACTTGTTTTCAAACCCCACTTGAATCTCTCGACTCTAGAAGTTGAGGTTTCCGATTTTGAACGAAAACCAGTTTCATAGGACAATTTGCTTATGAGACTGCGTATCCATGCTAGTCGGAAATCTGATCAACTACGAGTTGATGAACACTTGCATCAATTCACATTCTCGTGTTCTTCAAACGAGCAACAGAGACGCAAGTGTTGCTCGTTCCTACCATACAGCGAGCAAAAGAGACGCAAAGTCATGCAAGTGTTGCGCAATGTGTAACGAGATGAGGAATTGAAGGCAGAATATGATGCAATAAAAAGGGTCCATTTTCTTGCTGGGTTTTTGTTTCTTGATCTTTACATAGACAGTTCACTATTTCCTGGTAAATAACCACTCATCTCGTGTTTTATTTATGGTAGTACATATATTGGTGATGCCGTCTTTGTCAGGtcctaaaaaaaagaaatgcacATAGCAAAGGCCTGAACTACCCCAAAACCTCAAATGCGGGCATGATTGTGCAATGTTTTGTCTGTGTATGAACATCGAGTATACACACCTATACAATAGAGCTCGTCCCGTTGCAGCTATCCCATAGTGTACAGACAAAGAGTGAGAAGATCAGGATGTGTGATTCAAACTGTATGGCTGAGAGGGCCTATACCCAATTCATCCTCGATATCATCAGCATCTTCAAAAAGTTTGAGGAACTGAGCCTGCTGTTGCATCCTCTTTCGTCTCTGCCACCACTTGCAACCAGCTACAAGGCCACCTGTAAACAAGATCAGGGATGCACAACTGATAACTACGATCAAAGGCCAAGGTAGCATTTTGCTTGAATCCTCTTGCTTTGCGTTAGTGGAATTAGTTTTATCCTTATCCGAAAGtgaggatgaggatgaagaTGAAGCTGAAAAAACAATCATAAAATTCATCAGTTAGCTAAAATGAGTGTATGCTTCACTGGAATATTAATGCATATTTCAAAGGTATCTGAGCAGTCATCTGAGAGAAAAATAGCACGCACGAACATTCAGAGTGTATACAAATCACATCCACTGGCTCTACATAGATACTAGAAATGCAATGACAGAGTGACTCTTTCATATGCTCGCCAAGAAAAGAGGGTGTACGAACTATGCAACTTTTTAACACGACAATTTATGCAACCTGAGATGCTGTGAGAGTTTTGCATCACATAAATACAATTAGAAGATGAAAGGAAATATTATATGAGGGCTCTCACCTTTTTCCTGAGCAACACATTCTTTACATAGAAATGTGGCATTGAACTCTTTCTCCCTCACATGAATATACTTGCCATCGGACCGTGTGAAATCAGATGGACAAAGTTCCCATTCATCAAATACGTAATTTGGTCTAACGGCATCCTTCTCATAGAGTCCACAACGTTTGCATTTCGTATCAGAAAGTTCTGTTAGGGGCTGGGACAAACAAGAGGTAATTCAGAATCACCTCTAAGGTTTCAAGGTGTAAATAATCTAAATGACAGGAATAACCAATAATCAGACAACAACGGGCCGTAACAAGTAAGCATGTTAAGGATAACAGGAATCGTCGACAGCCAAGTAACTACACCAACTTTCAAAAGTTTGTGATTACAGGCAACAGTAGACAAATAGAACAAGTGGGACACAGTTATTGCGATTTGTGAATTTAGAAGGAATTTCTTATAAAGAATATCGTAGTACTGatattcttcttcaacaacaaaaCATAGAAAATAATATACGAGCACAAATTTATAAATGCTTCAATTTTCACAAACTTAAAATCATAAGAGTCTTCACAGAAACAACTAAGAAGTTTAAGAATATGTTAAAATCACTCGAAAATCATCAGGAAATTACCTGCCACGATTCTTCACCCCTGAAGGAATACAATACATGCTTGTCTGTAACATCTGGTAGAATTATCTCACTCTCTCCTTTACAGTGAAAGTAGACTTTGGGTTTAGTCGGAATCCATTCATGAGTTTTGAAGATCTCGATGTTATCAAGTGTGACAACTGCTGCTGATATCAATGCTGGAGGCAGGAGAGATAAACCACAATATAAACAATACCATCAATTCAGCAGCAAAAACTCAAATGCATCAACAACATCACTACCTTTTCCACACTCATTATAAATACAGTTaagtaaaatgaaagaaaaccTTCTCATCAATTTCAAAATCCCCACCAAATCATTCTCTCTCAAAGTAAAGCTTACACAATAATTGCCTTTTTTTTAACTTTGATATGCAAATATTAACTTAAGCTTAACAACAAGAGGTCCTCAAAGCATATTCACTTGTTTTCTATTCCAATTAAGGTTTTAGCTCATCGAAAAAAAACCCCAAACGCAACTTCAAAAATTATCCATTAAATCCATTTCTGTCATCAATGATGTCAGTTCAGCTCATGAAGGCGCCAATATCAATAACATAACGAAGATATCTAACGATCGATAATCCCAAAACCGAATTCTCATACGATCACAAaacatatttaatcatcaaaattataaacTCAATCAAACGAAGATCATCACAAGGAAAACAATTTTTACCTGGGGAATAGATGATTAGAATCGTGCTTGCATAAATCAACAAAAGGGGAAGCCTCGATATAAATCGACGACGATTCATCGAGCCGCCAATCCTCGCCGCCTAGGTATTCAAATCAATAGATGTATCGAAAATCGCCGGAGTATTGCTCGATCGAATTTAGGGCTTGAGCAGAACttttctttattattattattttttttttcttttgaatagAAAACCTTGGCGTGTGAAGGAGACAACTGAAGGGGACGAAAAACGCCTTAAACGGTGACGGCTATTTAAGGTCGTTGATGTTGTACGCTGTGCATACGAGGTTGTGCCTGGTTAGGTTCGGTTGGAGGCGGTtattatttactactccctccgtcccacaaatattgtctcactctgaccggacacgagttttaagaaatgtaatgaaaaatgagttgaaaaaattaatggaacgtggatcttacttttatatattaattttataataaaatgtgagtaggaatgagttagttgaatatGAGGTCtgctaccaaaaatggtaaaaaatggaatgaaacaaattttttgggacggagcgaaatagaaaaattggacaatctttgtgggacggatgaagtaatatATAATTTTCGAGAACATATTGCTAGAAAATTTAATCGCATTcttcatcaaataaaataaaattgcattattGAATTAGAGTAGTTTGTACTTTGCATTTtacgaaaaaattgaataacAGTTTATTAATATAGTACTTTCATTTTCTAGTCTCATTTATAGATAACATAATTTacacaatttaaaaaatataaaaaaatgaacataaaaaatattttagtatACTTATAAAATAAAGTACAGAAACAATTTCAAAACATACATCTCACCGAGCACTACGAAATTGAACACCTATATCATTCACTTATTTTTAAGCACCACTCATAACTTCGGAGTACTAACAAGTTGAATAATTATAtacctaaaataatacttatgATTTAAGTATAAATCAAATTACATTATTGAAAAACTCCTCACGAGCTCGCTTACTCAAACTGTTTGAGGAGTTGAAGATTCTCGATATCATTTAACATTTCTAGAGTCCTATTTATTGAAAATGaatgtaattaaaataaaaaaatgagggATAAAGCccaaaacaatattattagtaCGAAATTAAAAAGAAACCGATGGTATTGGGCCGACATCGATCAAAGGCCCAAATAGTCTTCGTCTCCATAGATGCTTCCCCGTGAATTTTATACTAAATGTAAGGGGTCCAAATGTAATTCACCAAATGTTAGGGGTCCCACTGTAATTTTTGCTTTCTAAAACGACGACGCATCAGCGGTAAACACATTCCCCCAATTCTAGAATCTAGCAAAACCTCAGTACTCACTGCTTCAACAAATTCACCATTTCTCCTACTGCGAAGATCTCGAAATCAGCAACAGCTATGAATCAACTGAGTCGAGCTTCGATGAAATGGAGCCGCCTAGTTGGCCGTATCCGGCAGCcttccgccgccgccgtcgcgCCGAGGCGTTTCTCCACTGAAGCATCTGGGCCGAGCCGAGCCGACTCCGGGGATCAGTTTTTTCGAACTCCTTCAGCTGGTTCTCTTTTACCTTTTCTCGAATTTCAGCTTTTATTTGAATGTCATTATCCTAGACTATTTTCCTACAGTTAGGAGCCAGGGTTTTGGGTTTTGGGATTAATTGCGTTTATTGTTGATTTTTGGATACTGTTCTTAggatttttttgttgaaaacGATTcagttaatttaaattattctaTGTTAACGTTATTCGCAATGCTTGAAACTGATCGCTGAGAAAAATGATTCTGTAATATTTTGACTTCTATGATAAGCAGATATTAGCATTTAACTGATGCTTTGATTGTGAAAGAGAAACTATCTTCTGTGAAAATGAAATCTGGTTTCTTGAAAGTAGTTCGTCGTTTTTGGTAATATTTGCTTACCGTTGATCTAAAGATTGATTGTCTGATcctgaacatgtatggtggctCAATGTTGATCAGCTATTTTTTCTCTATCCGTTTTAGGTGTAGTTTATGGGAGACTTCTTGATATCACAAAGCATACATCCAAGGCTGATGTAATCAATCTACTGGATGCCAGTAATTTGAGTCCGGAGAAGATCAAAGTTGAGTACAATCGAGGATTTCTTCCTTTGTCAATGTAAGGCTCTCCGCTTAATTCATTGTCTCGATCttgtgaaaaagaaaaaagtagtgATGAGATCAATATCTATGCTTTCTTGCTTCTTTGACCGTAGTCTGGTTAAGTATTTTGACGTTGGTTTTATCATTCAAATGATGAAACTCAACTATGCCGGTGAATGGTCTATTGAGTTTTTTTGTGATCTTCTGAATgtttttttctcatttgttaCAATAGTTGTCATTCAGTCTCCAACCCCACCAGCCATCCACCCACACAcaaaaaatggaagaaaataaatgaataaaagtagACGGGTAAGAAAGATTTCAAACTGTGGTTGCTGATGTAGTGAATGACTGAATGACCATCATTTATTAAACAGGATTGATTAGTTACATTGTCTCTTGACTGTTTCACGGAGAACTTGTTTACCATTTGTCTAAATTTTATAGGCTGGTTGAATTCCCCTCTGCATCATCTTATGATGCTGCCTTGAGGTCAATTGGTAGGAAGGGCCGCATCTATAATATCAGAAGGGTACTTTCTTCTTTGCTTCTGTAATTTTCATACGATTTTTCATTTTCCTctatattttttcattcattttttgcCTGATTGCAGGCTGATAGATCTGATTGGGATGCTGGCGCACCTTATGATGGAAAAGCTGTGAGTACTTAGTCGTGATTTCGCACATACTATCTCATTGGCTATAATGTTTATGCTTCGGAAAAGTTtgattattcatttaattttcaTCTGTTTATATCAGATCATACTACTTGGGCTCCCCCGAAATGCATCTTTTGATGATGTTGAGCGTTTCCTTTCTGGTTGCCAGTATAATTCGTCTTCAATCCAGATATCTGTCAGGTTAAATGATGTCCTCATACTCACAATTAGCATATGAAGGAGGACAGCGCTCTTCTGTGTGTTGTACTTCACTGAAATGTAGTTCATATTTGGTTAACGATGCAGATTTACAAACGAAGGCCCCATCAGAATGGCACTTGTTCATTTCCCATCCCAAGCTCTGGCTATGCACGCTTATATCACCAAGAACAGAGGCTTCTGTCTCAATAATCAAATCACGGTGCAAGTTCTCCATTAGCTCTTTCTTTCTTGGCAATGGATTCAGTTTTGTAGTTTTGTTCTGATGCACACGGAAGTGtgctcgactcggctaagttatTTCTGCCATTTATGAAATTGTTATGCTATCTTGTTCAGGAAAACAATGTGTTTCTTGTTTGAGCATAATGTTAGTAGAGATTCTTGGAAACTGCTAATCTTCTTCGAACCATAAATATTCTTGTCAGCATATGAAcaaaagtagtagtatatagttTTCCATAATCTCTACTATGATGTTTCCATAATCTTTTGTATTGGATTTAGTTGCCTGCAATATTCATGTAATGTTGCCAattactattttgtgggttgATGCTGTCTTGCACGTCTCATTCAATGTTTAGTCAATAATTCTTAGATGATGattgattaaaataataaaatgctCTTTAGACTTGTTTCATGCAATGTTTTTTCTCGATATGCAGATCGTGGGAAAGTAGTGTAGGATTTGTATAGTATATTAAGTACTacatttttagatttttggtAGGGTGGTGTTTGATTTGATGGATTATATACGATCGAGTTTTATAGACGTTGTTCGGGAATATGGCTTATACTTTATCTCTATTTCGAGATGATGCAGCGAGTAGTCTTGGCTACAAGTCTTGACTGTCCTCATGTGGCAATTAATCTCGGGTAATCTCGATTTAATTTAATGTCGGTTAATTTTGTGCAAACTGATGAATTAATTTGCTAACAATAAAAGCTTCCGATTTTTACAATAAGATTGAGATATAAATTTTCGGTCTGCATTTTGATAATCTTAATCCAATTTTCAAATCAACGAATAATTTTTTTCCCAAGAATTTCACTAACACAACAAATGGAAAAAGAATATTGAATTAACaagtttcattatttttttaaattgaaataatgaCGTCAGGCAAATGAAAGCAAACGCTTCATTTGATTTAAGGCAGCAAATTGTAACCGAAATAATTTAGTAACAATGTAAACTCAGAGTATGCAATTCtttatttttgtgtgtgtgtcaaTGTGTGTAAAGGTTAGAAAAGATTATTCCAATTCTTGTTTCTTTACTTTTTCTTGGAAATGGCAAAGTGTTATTGGTCAAATTGCATATTTACAAGATTGGATTATCAAAGATTTTGCAGTAAAAATAGCAAATTCACTGTTCTTGATCctccaaataaaaaatatatccaaaATCTCTAATAATTGGTGATGCAAAAGTCACACTGTTATGATATTCAACTCAATAATATTCTCAAAATGTAAAAGGGATTTCTGTATGTGCCATGTTCACTTCATTGGATGTCCTAAATCCACGATTCATGTTGCATTTTTCTTGTCTGATTTTCCAAGTGTCTGAAAAAGTTTTCACATTCCTCCATGTTCATTCTTCCCCCCTCTCTCCTCTCCCCTCTTCTTGAAAACACAGGTTCTTGATTTCAGAACACCATGGAAAATTCAAGAGCAAACAATCAGAGAAGGAGTTGGACTCCTTCATTCATGAGTAGAACACTGTGGAGTAGCAATGAAAGCCCCACCAAGGATTTTTTTCGATCCAACGACGAACAAAAGCGGGTGAATGTGCAAGTTGTTGCGCGATGCAGGTGATCTTTTTGTCGTCTTCATCTTCAAAAATGGTGTTTTGTTTTGGACATGTGTTTTATTAGGCAGTCTTTATGTTGTGTTGTGTTCGCATTAGGCCTCTGCCTGAAGAGGAGAGCAGAGGAAAAGCATCATCCATGATTTCTTGTGATGAGATCAAACAACAAGTGATTGCTACTCAAAATACAGGCAACAAGCAAACAGATaaagtgtttgtgtttgataaggttttatttttttttttgttgcaatCACATGGCAATGTAGTTTTGAACTGATTGGTTGATTTTAGGGGTGGAAAAATATACAGTACTTATTGAATCggaaaaatatcataaatatcAAAGATATACGGTGATTTGCGATATGGTATATATAACGCCAACGGTATGAAACAAGACTGGTGCACCGTACTAGTTTTTCATTATGGTACCAATACTGAAATTGGTCATATCGAAATTTAGTATACCGAAAAGTTCGATAAGGTAACAATTGATATTTACTCATATTAGTATTTTCGGCAAAGTTTATATAGTATGACAATTTCAGTAGTGTATAACGTACTGACCCACCCTGGTTGTTTCGGACTtgattgttgatgatttttgagcaaattttgttttgtgtttgattaggtGTTTGGTCCGAATTCGAAGCAGATAGAGGTTTACGATGATGTCATTGCTCCGGCCATTGCTGAAGTTCTCGAAGGCTACAGCTGGACCATCTTCGCCTACGGCCAGACGGGGACGGGCAAGACCTACACCATGGAAGGCGAAGGGCGAAAATACAAGGTTTCTTGCTTTCTATTATCTGAAAAAGATGTGTTTTCAATCATAAAAAGAATGCTATGTCTTTCTTATGTTTGATATTGGTTTCTGTTGTAGAATGGCGAGTTCACGAAAATGCCGGTGTGATCCCAAGAGCCGTGCAGCAGATATTCGAAGtgttggagagggagagggCCGACTACAGCATGAAGGCGACATTTCTTGAGCTCTACAACGAGGAGATAACGGATCTCTTGGCACCCGACGAGGCCAAGAGGCCGTTAGTACTAATGGAGGATGGGAAGGGTGCTGTCCGGGGGCTGGAGGAAGAGGTCGTGTGCAGCGTGGATGAGATTTGCGCGATTTTGGAAAAAGGCTCGTCTAGGAAGCGCACGGCTGAGACGCTCGTGAACAAGCAAAGCAACCGGTCTCACTCGATTTTCACCATCACAGTCCAGATCAAGGAGCCTGACACTAGCACCACTGATCATGGATCTGAGATGATCCGATGTGGCAGGTTGAACCTCGTGGACCTCGCTGGCTCGGAGAACGTGCTGCGCTATGGTGCACGAGAGGTCTTTGGGAACGAAATGCGCTTGCTATGTCGGTTCTTGAAGTTTGTTCGAGTTTAACTTCTTGTTTTGGTGATGCAGGGGAGAGCAAGGGAGGCTGGTGAGATCAACAAGAGTTTGCTCACGCTCGGGCGTGTTATCAACGCGTTGGCTGACAACTCTACGCACGTTCCATATAGGTACGTCGTTTCTGTCTAATGCTGCAGTTGTGTTGTTTGAAAGAGTTTTAGTAAGATTAGCCCTTTTTTGAATGTTAGGGATAGCAAGTTAACAAGGTTGTTGAGGGATTCTTTGGGAGGAAAGACGAAAACGTGTATCATCGCA from Salvia splendens isolate huo1 chromosome 9, SspV2, whole genome shotgun sequence includes:
- the LOC121749810 gene encoding uncharacterized protein LOC121749810, with product MNRRRFISRLPLLLIYASTILIIYSPALISAAVVTLDNIEIFKTHEWIPTKPKVYFHCKGESEIILPDVTDKHVLYSFRGEESWQPLTELSDTKCKRCGLYEKDAVRPNYVFDEWELCPSDFTRSDGKYIHVREKEFNATFLCKECVAQEKASSSSSSSLSDKDKTNSTNAKQEDSSKMLPWPLIVVISCASLILFTGGLVAGCKWWQRRKRMQQQAQFLKLFEDADDIEDELGIGPLSHTV
- the LOC121746435 gene encoding uncharacterized protein LOC121746435, which produces MNQLSRASMKWSRLVGRIRQPSAAAVAPRRFSTEASGPSRADSGDQFFRTPSAGVVYGRLLDITKHTSKADVINLLDASNLSPEKIKVEYNRGFLPLSMLVEFPSASSYDAALRSIGRKGRIYNIRRADRSDWDAGAPYDGKAIILLGLPRNASFDDVERFLSGCQYNSSSIQISVRFTNEGPIRMALVHFPSQALAMHAYITKNRGFCLNNQITVQVLH